Proteins from one Listeria innocua genomic window:
- a CDS encoding RelA/SpoT family protein produces MAKEQNLTAEQVIDMASHYMNQEHLALVKKAYEFARDSHKEQFRKSGEPYIIHPIQVAGILVELKMDPSTVASGFLHDVVEDTPVTLADLEEVFGEEVAMLVDGVTKLGKIKYKSHEEQQAENHRKMFIAMAQDIRVILIKLADRLHNMRTLKHLPVEKQRRIANETLEIFAPLAHRLGISRVKWELEDTALRYLNPQQYYRIVHLMKQKRDARERYLHDVIDGVNENLDELNIQADISGRPKHIYSIYRKMSEQNKQFNEIYDLLAVRIVVSSIKDCYAVLGIIHTRWKPMPGRFKDYIAMPKSNMYQSIHTTVIGPQGEPLEVQIRTHEMHQIAEYGVAAHWAYKEGKVVNSKTSFDNKLTWFREILEYQNESDNAEEFMESLKLDLFSDVVYVFTPKGDVYELPNGSVPLDFAYRVHTEIGNKTIGAKINGKIVTLDYKLKTGDIIDILTSKHSYGPSRDWLKLVQTSQARNKIKQFFKRQAKEENVEKGRDLVEKEIRQLGFEPKKIMVTENLRKLADKLNFSHEDDLFAAVGYNGITALQVANRLTEKLRKERELEAETEKLLTQAENKPSNSDANNEKLKIKHNAGVVVQGVGNLLIRLSRCCNPVPGDDIVGYITKGRGISIHRQDCPNVQAIEPERLIEVDWEDTDSQAKNDYNVDIEIYGYNRNGLLNDILQVINSLTSNINGVNAKVDNNKMATLVVTLQIHNINHLQRVVDKIKQIPDVYTVRRLMN; encoded by the coding sequence ATGGCGAAAGAACAAAATCTGACAGCTGAGCAAGTCATCGATATGGCTTCTCATTATATGAATCAGGAACATCTTGCGCTTGTAAAAAAAGCGTATGAATTTGCGCGCGATTCTCATAAAGAACAATTTCGTAAATCAGGTGAGCCGTATATTATTCATCCAATTCAAGTCGCTGGTATTTTAGTAGAACTGAAAATGGATCCATCGACTGTTGCTTCAGGGTTTCTACATGATGTCGTAGAAGATACACCCGTTACACTAGCTGATTTAGAAGAAGTTTTTGGCGAGGAAGTTGCCATGCTAGTGGATGGCGTTACAAAACTAGGTAAAATTAAATATAAATCGCATGAAGAGCAACAAGCTGAAAACCACCGGAAAATGTTTATTGCAATGGCGCAAGATATTCGTGTCATTTTAATAAAACTTGCCGATCGATTACACAATATGCGTACCTTAAAACATTTACCAGTCGAGAAGCAACGTAGAATTGCGAATGAAACCTTAGAAATATTCGCTCCACTAGCGCATCGTTTAGGGATTTCACGAGTTAAATGGGAATTAGAAGATACCGCGTTACGTTATTTAAATCCACAACAATATTACCGTATTGTCCATTTAATGAAGCAAAAAAGAGATGCTAGAGAGCGCTATTTGCATGATGTTATAGACGGGGTAAATGAAAACCTGGACGAATTAAATATTCAAGCTGATATTTCAGGAAGACCGAAACATATCTATTCTATTTACCGGAAAATGTCGGAGCAAAATAAGCAATTTAACGAAATTTATGATTTGCTTGCAGTCCGCATTGTTGTTAGTAGTATTAAAGATTGTTATGCTGTGCTTGGGATTATTCATACGCGCTGGAAACCGATGCCAGGTCGTTTTAAAGACTATATTGCAATGCCAAAATCTAATATGTATCAATCCATTCATACGACGGTTATTGGACCACAGGGCGAACCACTCGAAGTGCAAATCAGAACCCATGAAATGCACCAAATCGCTGAATATGGGGTCGCTGCTCACTGGGCTTATAAAGAAGGTAAAGTCGTTAATTCAAAAACTTCTTTTGATAACAAGCTTACTTGGTTCCGTGAAATTTTGGAATATCAAAATGAATCGGATAATGCGGAAGAGTTCATGGAAAGCTTAAAACTCGATTTATTTTCTGATGTTGTTTATGTCTTCACGCCAAAAGGAGATGTATACGAATTACCAAATGGCTCAGTTCCACTTGATTTTGCTTATCGTGTCCATACCGAAATTGGAAACAAAACAATCGGTGCAAAAATCAACGGAAAAATTGTCACACTAGATTATAAATTAAAAACAGGCGATATTATTGATATTTTAACATCCAAACATTCTTATGGACCAAGCCGTGACTGGTTAAAATTAGTTCAAACTTCACAAGCCCGCAACAAAATCAAGCAATTTTTCAAACGACAAGCAAAAGAAGAAAATGTTGAAAAAGGCCGCGATTTAGTTGAAAAAGAAATTAGACAGCTTGGATTTGAACCGAAAAAAATCATGGTGACTGAAAATCTTCGCAAGTTAGCTGATAAGTTGAACTTTTCTCATGAAGATGACCTTTTTGCAGCGGTTGGTTATAATGGCATTACTGCTTTACAGGTTGCTAATCGCTTAACAGAGAAACTGCGGAAAGAGCGGGAACTTGAAGCTGAAACGGAAAAACTATTAACACAAGCAGAAAATAAACCGTCTAATTCAGATGCTAATAACGAGAAGCTGAAGATTAAACATAATGCCGGTGTCGTAGTTCAAGGGGTAGGAAACTTATTAATTCGTCTTTCTAGATGCTGTAATCCAGTGCCTGGTGATGATATTGTTGGTTATATTACAAAAGGGCGCGGTATTTCCATTCACCGCCAAGACTGCCCGAACGTCCAAGCGATTGAACCAGAACGTTTAATAGAAGTAGACTGGGAAGATACAGATTCGCAAGCAAAAAATGATTATAATGTTGATATTGAAATTTATGGTTATAATCGTAACGGCTTGCTAAATGATATTCTTCAAGTTATTAATAGCTTGACGTCCAATATTAATGGAGTCAATGCCAAAGTAGACAATAATAAAATGGCAACCCTCGTTGTCACACTACAAATTCATAATATTAATCACTTACAGCGAGTTGTGGATAAGATAAAACAAATTCCAGATGTTTATACAGTTAGAAGATTAATGAATTAA
- a CDS encoding adenine phosphoribosyltransferase, which yields MEIKDLQDYVAIVNDWPKKGIVFKDITPLMNDGEAYRFATDKIVEYAKELKIDIIVGPEARGFIIGCPVAYALGIGFAPVRKPGKLPRETIEMEYDLEYGTNKLSMHSDAIKPGQRVLITDDLLATGGTIEATIKLVEELGGIVAGCAFLIELKELEGHKKLNGYDRLILMKL from the coding sequence ATGGAAATTAAAGATTTACAAGATTACGTAGCGATTGTGAACGATTGGCCGAAAAAAGGTATTGTTTTTAAAGACATTACGCCACTTATGAATGACGGCGAGGCATATCGTTTTGCTACGGATAAAATCGTGGAATATGCAAAAGAATTAAAAATCGATATTATTGTAGGACCGGAAGCACGTGGCTTTATTATTGGTTGTCCTGTGGCTTATGCGCTTGGAATAGGTTTTGCTCCAGTTCGTAAACCAGGTAAACTTCCACGTGAAACGATTGAAATGGAATATGATTTAGAATATGGAACAAATAAATTATCCATGCATAGTGATGCCATCAAACCTGGTCAACGCGTTTTAATCACAGATGATTTACTAGCAACTGGTGGAACGATTGAAGCTACAATCAAACTAGTAGAAGAACTAGGTGGTATTGTTGCTGGCTGTGCTTTCCTAATCGAACTAAAAGAATTAGAAGGACATAAAAAATTAAATGGTTACGATCGTTTAATCCTGATGAAATTATAA
- the recJ gene encoding single-stranded-DNA-specific exonuclease RecJ, translating to MIHSKYLWNIEEASDEKASQLAEQLKISLPLAKLLWKRKITTQGQFDKFFHPEKYESYDPFLLAEMDLAVARIKQAIDLNEQILVYGDYDADGVTSIAVLMKTLRHLGANAEFYIPNRFTEGYGPNIAAFDMAKNQGVDLIITVDNGIAALEVMTHAKEIGLDVIVTDHHEPREVMPDAIAVIHPKHPKSAYPFDELAGVGVAYKLSHALLGEEPKELLDLVAVGTVADLVSLTDENRLLVQLGLRQLRENANLGLAVLAKKASLKLEEATEETIGFGLAPRLNAVGRLGPADPAADLLLTEDPEEALFLAEEIDDANKERKQVVVDVTKLAMAAIEAKESLGNIIVVSGEGWNTGILGIVASKLVSVYSRPAIVLGIDPVTGVAKGSGRSVEAFHLYQALDKHRSLMTAFGGHPMAAGLTLPAENLAELDNKLQEEASHLSDEDFRPALKIEEKINLADISVSFIAQLEKLAPFGMDNPKPIFLLEEMNLKGTKRIGADKTHLKTMLANEDSDVTLDAIGFGVGDLVEKISPHAAVDVVGELSINEWNNIKKPQLRMMDIHIPHWQLFDVRNKAEWSRILQERNEQRLFVCFEERTVTTLADQKYILVDETKGFTADFQTEELVFADMPAKVELIEEIVRETKPERIFVHFDASEGNQIPAIPDRGAFAELYSLIKKFQPFPIEKYTPRLIQKFGWNKEQIDFMSKVFFDLEFAKMDSGQIIINQVVEKRNLDESIVYQQKVEEITTRKKLLYSNYTELHSWMKSMMETSIYPNAEELENGN from the coding sequence GTGATTCATTCAAAATACTTATGGAATATCGAGGAAGCAAGCGACGAGAAAGCTAGCCAACTAGCCGAACAATTAAAAATCTCGCTTCCACTTGCAAAATTGCTTTGGAAAAGAAAAATTACAACGCAAGGACAATTCGATAAATTTTTCCACCCAGAGAAATATGAAAGTTACGACCCATTTTTACTTGCAGAAATGGACCTTGCTGTTGCTCGAATTAAACAAGCAATTGACTTAAATGAGCAGATTTTAGTCTACGGAGATTATGATGCTGATGGTGTGACAAGTATTGCTGTTTTAATGAAGACACTACGACATTTAGGAGCAAATGCCGAATTTTATATTCCAAATCGTTTTACAGAAGGATATGGACCAAATATTGCAGCATTTGATATGGCGAAAAACCAAGGTGTTGATCTCATCATTACGGTGGATAACGGAATTGCCGCACTAGAAGTGATGACGCATGCGAAGGAAATCGGGCTAGATGTCATTGTTACGGATCACCATGAACCGCGTGAAGTCATGCCAGATGCTATTGCAGTAATTCATCCAAAGCATCCTAAATCTGCGTATCCATTTGATGAACTTGCTGGAGTCGGTGTTGCTTATAAATTATCTCATGCCCTTCTTGGTGAGGAACCGAAAGAATTACTGGATCTAGTAGCAGTTGGGACAGTAGCGGATTTAGTTTCTTTAACGGATGAAAACCGACTTTTAGTTCAATTAGGGTTACGCCAATTACGTGAAAATGCTAACTTAGGACTTGCTGTTTTAGCGAAAAAAGCAAGTTTGAAATTAGAAGAAGCTACAGAAGAAACAATCGGATTTGGACTTGCGCCACGACTTAATGCTGTCGGCCGGCTTGGTCCTGCTGATCCTGCCGCGGATTTACTTTTAACCGAGGACCCAGAAGAAGCACTTTTCTTAGCGGAAGAGATTGATGATGCTAATAAAGAACGGAAACAAGTGGTCGTAGATGTGACGAAATTAGCGATGGCTGCAATCGAGGCAAAAGAATCCCTCGGAAATATCATTGTTGTCTCCGGAGAAGGCTGGAATACTGGTATTTTAGGGATTGTCGCTTCAAAATTAGTCAGTGTTTATTCTCGACCGGCTATCGTACTTGGCATTGATCCAGTGACTGGTGTAGCAAAAGGATCAGGACGTAGTGTAGAAGCTTTTCACTTGTATCAAGCGTTAGATAAGCATCGTTCATTAATGACAGCTTTCGGTGGCCATCCAATGGCTGCGGGTCTTACTTTACCAGCAGAAAACTTAGCTGAACTTGATAACAAGCTACAAGAAGAAGCTAGTCACCTTTCCGATGAAGATTTCCGACCGGCTTTGAAAATAGAAGAAAAAATAAACCTTGCAGATATTTCCGTTTCTTTTATAGCGCAATTAGAAAAATTAGCGCCGTTTGGAATGGATAATCCAAAACCAATTTTCCTTTTAGAAGAGATGAATTTAAAAGGTACTAAAAGAATTGGGGCAGATAAAACCCATTTAAAAACGATGCTTGCAAATGAAGATAGTGATGTAACTTTAGATGCTATTGGTTTTGGTGTAGGAGACTTAGTGGAGAAAATATCGCCTCATGCAGCAGTAGATGTTGTCGGTGAGCTGTCTATTAATGAGTGGAATAATATTAAAAAGCCACAACTTCGAATGATGGATATTCACATCCCGCACTGGCAACTTTTTGATGTGCGGAATAAAGCTGAATGGTCTAGAATTTTACAAGAACGAAATGAGCAGCGACTTTTTGTTTGCTTTGAAGAAAGAACAGTTACAACCCTCGCGGACCAAAAATATATATTAGTCGATGAAACGAAAGGTTTTACAGCAGATTTTCAAACTGAGGAATTAGTTTTTGCTGATATGCCGGCGAAAGTAGAGCTAATAGAAGAAATTGTGCGCGAAACAAAACCAGAGCGAATCTTTGTTCATTTTGATGCTTCTGAAGGTAATCAAATCCCAGCAATACCTGACCGGGGAGCATTTGCTGAACTATATAGCTTAATAAAAAAATTCCAACCATTTCCAATCGAAAAATACACTCCTAGGCTTATACAAAAGTTTGGCTGGAACAAAGAACAAATAGATTTCATGTCAAAGGTGTTTTTTGATTTAGAATTTGCTAAAATGGATAGTGGTCAGATTATTATTAACCAAGTTGTTGAAAAACGTAATTTGGACGAATCCATAGTTTATCAACAAAAGGTAGAAGAAATAACTACTAGAAAAAAACTGTTATACTCCAATTATACTGAGCTTCATAGTTGGATGAAATCAATGATGGAAACATCAATTTACCCGAATGCGGAGGAACTAGAAAATGGAAATTAA
- a CDS encoding LapA family protein codes for MKENKVQWQVIVGIILALIIAIFAVINVDPVEVNFLFAQAEWPLILIIIGSVLVGCLIIFFLNIAKSRGMKKRVKQLTAEKTELERQLAAAKSMKTHSSNVEKRDAENTVEPIK; via the coding sequence ATGAAAGAAAACAAAGTTCAATGGCAAGTGATTGTGGGGATTATTCTAGCACTTATTATTGCGATATTTGCAGTTATTAATGTAGACCCAGTTGAAGTCAACTTTTTATTTGCTCAAGCTGAGTGGCCGTTAATTTTAATTATTATAGGTTCTGTACTAGTTGGTTGTTTAATTATCTTTTTCTTAAACATTGCCAAATCACGTGGCATGAAGAAAAGAGTAAAGCAATTAACTGCTGAAAAAACAGAGCTAGAACGTCAATTAGCAGCTGCAAAATCGATGAAAACACATTCATCTAATGTAGAAAAACGCGATGCTGAAAATACAGTAGAGCCAATTAAATAA
- the secDF gene encoding protein translocase subunit SecDF: MVKKSKIVIFFLVVAIIFGAVFGTAKMVMQNINLGLDLQGGFEVLYEVSPADGKGTVSKQTLTDTVTSLDKRVNSLGVAEPSIQIEGNNRIRVQLAGVTDQAEARKMLSTTAQLSFRDANDKMMMNGSDLVAGGAKQAFDSSNNPIVTLKLKSADKFASVTKTILAEAPDNQLVIWLDWKEGQKYKTEREKKNPAYLSAPNVSSVLDTDKVEISGSFTTEEAKDLAELLNSGALPVKMTEVYSTSVGAQFGQDALQETILAGIIGVMAIFIFMMAVYRLPGVIASITLVAYTYLVLLILSLLNATLTLPGIAGLILGIGMAVDANVITYERIKEEIKVGRSTKAAFEVGGKEAFRAILDGNLTTLIVAAVLFYFGTSSIKGFATVLIISILVSFLTAVWGSRFLLGLLVKSNWLNNKPGFFAVKRKDIHNLHEGINSFSLKTHFDRYDFVKHHRLFLSIFAAIVIVGIVILSIFKLNLGIDFASGTRAEVTANQTLTETQIKKDLDAIDMPSNDIVFQGSGSKTAVVSYKGTLSQNDVAKFKDYFEDKYKHEPSISTVSPTVGKELAKNGFWALGVASVLIVLYIAVRFEFYMGIAAILSLLFDAFIIFIFFSVTRLEVDLTFIAAVLTVIGYSINDTIVTADRIRDISMKMQRFKTKEEIADAVNKALRQTFTRSINTILTVIFTVLALVLFGSESILNFSIALLVGLVSSVFSSIFMAMQLWYVFKARQLRKKGPISTVKKKKPRNNGQPVV; encoded by the coding sequence ATGGTAAAAAAGAGTAAGATAGTTATTTTCTTTCTAGTAGTTGCAATTATCTTCGGTGCTGTATTTGGTACCGCGAAAATGGTTATGCAAAATATTAATCTTGGCTTAGATCTTCAAGGGGGATTTGAAGTTCTATATGAAGTGTCTCCAGCTGATGGTAAAGGAACTGTTTCTAAGCAAACATTAACAGATACAGTTACTTCACTTGATAAACGGGTCAATTCATTAGGTGTTGCGGAACCAAGTATTCAAATCGAAGGAAATAACCGCATCCGTGTCCAACTTGCTGGGGTAACTGACCAAGCAGAAGCACGAAAAATGTTATCAACTACTGCCCAGTTATCATTTAGAGATGCAAATGACAAAATGATGATGAATGGTAGTGACTTGGTTGCAGGTGGCGCCAAACAAGCTTTCGATTCTAGCAATAATCCGATCGTTACTTTAAAACTAAAAAGCGCAGATAAATTTGCTAGCGTAACAAAAACTATTCTAGCAGAAGCACCTGACAATCAATTAGTTATTTGGTTAGACTGGAAAGAAGGACAAAAATACAAAACAGAACGTGAAAAGAAAAATCCAGCTTACTTATCTGCACCAAATGTAAGTAGTGTTCTTGATACAGATAAAGTAGAAATTTCCGGAAGCTTTACAACTGAAGAAGCAAAAGATTTAGCTGAATTGTTAAACTCTGGCGCACTTCCTGTAAAAATGACTGAAGTTTACTCTACATCTGTTGGCGCACAGTTTGGTCAAGATGCATTACAAGAAACTATTTTAGCTGGTATTATCGGCGTTATGGCTATCTTTATTTTCATGATGGCTGTTTACCGTCTACCGGGTGTTATCGCATCTATTACATTAGTTGCTTACACTTATTTAGTTCTATTAATACTAAGCTTACTCAATGCCACACTTACTTTACCAGGGATTGCAGGCTTGATTCTGGGTATAGGTATGGCTGTTGACGCAAACGTTATAACATACGAGCGAATAAAAGAAGAAATCAAGGTCGGAAGGTCGACAAAAGCAGCATTTGAAGTCGGTGGAAAAGAAGCATTCCGTGCGATTTTAGATGGTAACTTAACGACACTGATTGTTGCTGCAGTTCTTTTCTACTTCGGTACAAGCTCTATCAAAGGGTTTGCTACAGTTCTAATCATTAGTATTCTAGTCAGCTTCCTAACAGCTGTTTGGGGTTCAAGATTCTTACTAGGATTACTCGTGAAAAGCAATTGGCTTAACAACAAACCAGGTTTCTTTGCAGTTAAACGAAAAGATATTCATAACTTACATGAAGGTATTAACAGCTTTAGCTTAAAAACGCACTTTGATCGTTATGACTTTGTAAAACATCATCGTCTATTTTTATCTATATTTGCTGCAATAGTTATCGTTGGTATTGTTATACTATCCATCTTTAAATTAAATCTTGGCATTGACTTTGCCAGCGGGACTCGAGCGGAAGTTACAGCTAATCAAACATTGACTGAGACGCAAATTAAGAAAGATTTAGATGCGATTGATATGCCATCGAATGATATTGTGTTCCAAGGCTCAGGATCGAAAACAGCTGTTGTGTCTTACAAAGGAACATTATCGCAAAATGATGTAGCTAAATTTAAAGATTACTTTGAAGATAAGTATAAGCACGAACCAAGCATTAGTACAGTTTCCCCGACAGTTGGGAAAGAACTTGCTAAAAATGGCTTCTGGGCCCTTGGTGTGGCTTCTGTCTTAATCGTGTTATATATCGCTGTTCGTTTTGAATTCTATATGGGGATTGCAGCGATACTTTCACTGCTATTCGACGCCTTTATTATCTTCATCTTCTTTAGTGTTACAAGACTTGAGGTTGACTTAACATTTATTGCAGCGGTTCTGACGGTTATCGGTTATTCCATAAATGATACGATAGTCACCGCCGACCGGATACGAGATATTAGCATGAAGATGCAACGCTTTAAAACAAAAGAAGAGATTGCAGATGCTGTTAATAAAGCATTACGTCAAACATTCACTCGTTCCATTAATACAATTCTAACAGTTATCTTCACTGTACTTGCACTTGTATTATTTGGTAGTGAATCAATTCTTAACTTCTCCATTGCTTTACTAGTTGGATTGGTTTCAAGTGTATTCTCATCCATCTTCATGGCAATGCAATTATGGTACGTATTTAAAGCAAGACAGTTACGTAAAAAAGGTCCGATTAGTACGGTTAAAAAGAAAAAACCACGTAATAATGGTCAACCTGTAGTTTAA
- a CDS encoding post-transcriptional regulator — translation MTDTFSAWYEDLEPAILIKVEDFHILGYREIKASHIWAFLTEEKWKNNPAPALHERINDVMQMKIGQLMQFIMTTAEQESNNHVAQAENSLQPNVED, via the coding sequence ATGACGGATACATTTTCGGCTTGGTATGAGGATTTAGAACCAGCGATTTTAATTAAAGTGGAAGATTTTCATATTCTAGGCTACCGAGAAATCAAGGCTAGTCACATTTGGGCGTTTTTAACAGAGGAAAAGTGGAAGAATAACCCAGCCCCAGCATTGCATGAAAGAATAAATGATGTCATGCAAATGAAAATTGGACAATTAATGCAGTTTATTATGACAACAGCTGAACAAGAATCTAATAACCATGTTGCTCAAGCGGAAAATTCGCTTCAACCAAATGTGGAAGATTAA
- the yajC gene encoding preprotein translocase subunit YajC, translating to MGGIVTFIPIILMIVLFYFLLIRPQQKRQKEVQNMQSSLAKGDKIITIGGLHGIVEAIEDGTVILKCGNSKLTFDRNAIRTVLEKGNTVSNPVVAETTSDDTEVVEDNK from the coding sequence ATGGGCGGTATTGTAACATTTATACCAATTATCTTGATGATCGTTTTGTTCTATTTCTTACTAATCAGACCTCAACAAAAACGTCAAAAAGAAGTACAAAATATGCAAAGTAGTTTAGCAAAAGGTGATAAAATTATTACTATTGGTGGACTTCACGGTATTGTTGAAGCAATTGAAGATGGCACAGTCATTTTGAAATGCGGAAACAGCAAATTAACTTTTGACCGTAATGCAATCAGAACTGTACTTGAAAAAGGTAATACAGTTTCTAATCCAGTTGTAGCAGAAACAACTTCTGATGACACTGAAGTTGTAGAAGACAACAAATAA
- the tgt gene encoding tRNA guanosine(34) transglycosylase Tgt: MSAIRYELIKTDKQTGARLGKIHTPHGTFDTPMFMPVGTLATVKTMSPEELKAMGAGIILSNTYHLWLRPGEELIREAGGLHKFMNWDQPILTDSGGFQVFSLSKMRDIKEEGVHFRNHLNGDKLFLSPEKAIQIQNALGSDIMMSFDECPPYPASHEYMKKSVERTSRWAERGLKAHERPEDQGLFGIVQGGAYEDLRAQSAKDLVSLDFPGYSIGGLSVGEPKDVMNRVLEHTTPLLPANKPRYLMGVGSPDSLIDGVIRGVDMFDCVLPTRIARNGTCMTSSGRLVIKNAKFTHDFRPIDENCDCYTCKNYSRAYIRHLIRCEETFGIRLTTYHNLHFLLNLMKQVRGAIMEDRLADFREEFFEQYGFNRPDAKNF, from the coding sequence ATGTCTGCCATTCGTTATGAACTAATAAAAACAGATAAACAAACTGGTGCTCGTCTTGGTAAAATTCATACACCACACGGCACATTTGATACACCCATGTTTATGCCAGTTGGAACACTTGCAACGGTAAAAACAATGTCGCCCGAAGAATTAAAAGCGATGGGCGCAGGTATTATTTTAAGTAACACCTATCATTTATGGTTACGTCCCGGAGAAGAATTAATTCGAGAAGCGGGCGGGCTACATAAGTTTATGAACTGGGACCAACCAATCTTAACGGATTCAGGCGGTTTTCAGGTGTTTAGTTTGAGTAAAATGCGTGATATTAAAGAAGAGGGCGTTCATTTCCGCAACCATTTAAACGGAGATAAACTTTTCTTATCACCAGAAAAAGCAATTCAAATTCAAAATGCGCTTGGATCGGACATTATGATGAGCTTTGATGAATGTCCGCCGTATCCAGCGTCTCATGAATATATGAAAAAATCAGTAGAAAGAACATCACGCTGGGCTGAACGTGGCTTAAAAGCACACGAAAGACCAGAAGACCAAGGTTTATTTGGTATCGTCCAAGGTGGAGCTTACGAAGACTTACGCGCTCAAAGTGCTAAAGATTTAGTATCTCTAGACTTCCCTGGATACTCCATTGGTGGATTGTCTGTCGGTGAACCTAAAGACGTGATGAATCGCGTTTTGGAACACACTACACCACTATTACCAGCTAATAAACCGCGTTATCTAATGGGCGTAGGTTCGCCTGACTCATTAATTGATGGCGTAATTCGAGGAGTGGACATGTTTGACTGTGTTCTTCCCACACGTATTGCACGTAATGGTACTTGTATGACATCTAGTGGTCGCTTAGTTATTAAAAACGCTAAGTTCACACATGATTTCCGTCCTATCGATGAAAATTGTGATTGTTATACATGTAAAAATTACTCACGTGCATACATTAGACACTTGATTCGTTGTGAAGAAACATTTGGAATTAGACTTACAACTTATCATAATCTTCATTTTCTGTTAAACTTAATGAAGCAAGTCCGTGGCGCTATTATGGAAGATCGTCTTGCTGATTTTAGGGAAGAATTTTTTGAGCAATATGGATTTAATCGTCCTGATGCAAAAAATTTCTAA
- the queA gene encoding tRNA preQ1(34) S-adenosylmethionine ribosyltransferase-isomerase QueA, protein MKVEDFDFDLPEELIAQTPLLDRTSSRLMVLDKESGEIKDQHFTDIISYLNKGDALVLNDTRVLPARLHGIKDETGAHIEVLLLKQKEGNAWETLVKPAKRIRKGATITFGDGALKATCLEELEHGGRILEFSYEGIFYEVLEQLGEMPLPPYIKEQLADQDRYQTVYAKENGSAAAPTAGLHFTEELLAQISAKGVEIIFVTLHVGLGTFRPVDVEDTQNHKMHSEFYRLTEESADRINKIKSAGGKVVAVGTTSIRTLETIASRHDGKLIAESGWTDIFISPGYQFQAVDALITNFHLPKSTLIMLVSALSDRTKILAAYNHAVEQQYRFFSFGDAMFIH, encoded by the coding sequence ATGAAAGTAGAAGATTTCGATTTTGATTTACCAGAAGAATTAATTGCGCAAACCCCATTACTTGACCGGACTTCAAGCCGACTAATGGTACTTGATAAAGAATCAGGTGAGATAAAAGATCAACATTTTACTGATATAATTAGTTATTTAAATAAAGGAGATGCACTAGTATTAAACGATACGCGTGTTCTTCCAGCTAGGCTTCATGGAATTAAAGATGAAACTGGCGCTCATATTGAAGTATTACTTTTAAAACAAAAAGAAGGCAATGCTTGGGAAACTTTAGTAAAACCTGCAAAAAGAATTCGTAAAGGCGCTACTATTACCTTTGGGGATGGGGCGTTAAAAGCTACTTGTTTAGAAGAACTTGAGCACGGCGGTCGAATTCTTGAATTTTCTTATGAAGGTATTTTTTATGAAGTATTGGAGCAACTTGGTGAAATGCCACTGCCTCCATACATTAAAGAGCAACTTGCAGATCAAGATCGTTATCAAACAGTTTACGCGAAAGAAAATGGTTCTGCTGCTGCGCCAACTGCCGGCCTTCATTTCACCGAAGAGTTATTAGCACAAATTAGTGCCAAAGGTGTAGAAATAATATTTGTAACTCTGCATGTTGGTCTTGGTACATTCCGCCCAGTAGACGTGGAAGATACTCAAAACCACAAAATGCATTCTGAATTTTATCGTTTAACCGAAGAATCTGCTGATCGGATTAATAAAATCAAATCGGCTGGTGGAAAAGTGGTTGCGGTCGGAACAACTTCCATCCGTACTTTAGAAACGATTGCGAGTCGTCATGATGGTAAACTAATTGCAGAATCAGGTTGGACAGATATTTTCATTTCTCCAGGATATCAATTCCAGGCAGTAGATGCGTTAATTACTAATTTCCATTTACCAAAATCGACATTGATTATGCTTGTATCCGCTTTATCTGATCGCACTAAAATATTAGCAGCCTATAACCATGCGGTAGAACAACAATATCGCTTCTTTAGTTTTGGCGATGCAATGTTTATTCATTAA